One Mycolicibacterium crocinum DNA window includes the following coding sequences:
- a CDS encoding ESX secretion-associated protein EspG — MAAPNAVELTADAAWLVAETIGAGTFPWVLAITPAVADEREAPAVRTRLRTELTRARVMSDAGTVNPAVARWTRTVCAPQRWLELRYVRAAGTELLRGLVARRGDDTVAALRSGELVTLTELDISEPFQLAPVVAAGLTGRAPAQFTEFTLPTRVGVRADEKLRTGADLDGVLDHLGIPASAVPVVRSVFSGPHSYVEVRAGCARDGVHSLSEVGLGIIDADAGRVLVNPERAADGEWLSTFSPGTPFAIALALDRLADQLPDGRWFPAAAQVRDFSSI, encoded by the coding sequence TTGGCCGCACCTAACGCGGTCGAGCTGACCGCCGATGCCGCGTGGCTGGTCGCTGAAACGATTGGTGCCGGTACGTTCCCGTGGGTTCTGGCGATCACACCGGCCGTGGCCGACGAGCGCGAGGCCCCCGCGGTCCGGACTCGATTGCGAACCGAACTCACTCGTGCTCGGGTGATGTCCGACGCCGGGACGGTGAATCCGGCCGTGGCCCGCTGGACTCGCACCGTGTGCGCGCCGCAACGGTGGCTCGAGCTTCGCTATGTGCGGGCGGCAGGCACCGAACTGTTGCGGGGCCTGGTGGCGCGCCGCGGTGATGACACCGTTGCGGCGCTGCGCAGCGGTGAGCTCGTCACCCTGACCGAACTCGACATCAGCGAGCCGTTCCAGCTCGCCCCGGTTGTGGCCGCCGGCCTGACCGGTCGCGCACCGGCCCAATTCACGGAATTCACCCTGCCGACCCGCGTCGGGGTTCGCGCCGACGAAAAGCTCCGCACCGGAGCTGATCTCGATGGCGTGCTGGACCACCTGGGCATCCCCGCCTCGGCGGTGCCGGTGGTGCGATCCGTGTTCAGCGGACCACACAGTTACGTCGAGGTGCGCGCCGGATGCGCCCGCGATGGCGTGCACAGCCTCAGCGAGGTCGGTCTCGGCATCATCGATGCCGACGCCGGCCGGGTATTGGTGAACCCGGAACGCGCAGCCGACGGGGAGTGGCTGTCGACTTTTTCACCGGGCACTCCGTTCGCGATCGCGCTTGCACTCGACCGCCTCGCGGACCAGCTTCCGGATGGCCGCTGGTTTCCCGCCGCCGCGCAGGTACGGGACTTCTCCAGCATCTGA
- the eccD gene encoding type VII secretion integral membrane protein EccD produces MTETPVLPIVRVAVLAYGRITDVALPAELPLREILPAVKRLVPPPESHEGTASTTPMTLAPIGGAPFSLDADLDTVGVVDGDLLALQPVPAGPTATGIVEDIADAAVIFSAARTRPWGPHRLQAGARLAAAVFVVALSAVAVAHRAVTASTVGLYAVAALAVLATVTGMALRAKSARLATQVSAAALLPIGSAFWLAVPGLWGSPHVMLAAAGVAAWSLIVLTQTEDGVGFFTATAVVGVGALVVAGASALWQLPARTVGCALILAALLLTVSTPALAAMWARFPLPVIPAPGDPTPSSPAARLLADLPRRVRVGEAHQTGLIAGSVLLSSAGSLIVAGRTEGPGVWGWYLVGAAAVAAVLRARVWDTAACKGWLLAQPFLVTCGLLVAFVVDHRFVAALWALVVLAALTAVWVVVAVNPDTAAAERYSLPVRRLVGFLATGLDASLIPVMAYLVGIFTWVLDR; encoded by the coding sequence ATGACCGAAACCCCGGTGCTGCCGATCGTCCGGGTCGCCGTGTTGGCGTACGGCCGTATCACCGATGTGGCGCTACCTGCGGAGCTGCCGCTGCGCGAGATCCTGCCCGCGGTGAAGCGGCTCGTACCGCCGCCGGAGTCGCACGAGGGAACCGCGAGCACCACCCCGATGACTCTGGCCCCGATCGGCGGCGCGCCGTTCAGCCTCGACGCCGACCTGGACACCGTCGGAGTCGTGGACGGCGATCTGCTTGCGCTGCAGCCGGTTCCGGCCGGGCCGACGGCGACCGGCATCGTGGAGGACATCGCCGACGCTGCCGTCATCTTCTCCGCCGCCCGGACAAGGCCCTGGGGCCCGCATCGCCTGCAGGCGGGTGCTCGGCTCGCGGCCGCAGTCTTCGTGGTCGCACTGTCCGCGGTAGCGGTCGCGCACCGAGCCGTGACCGCCTCGACCGTCGGTCTGTACGCGGTCGCCGCGTTGGCGGTCCTCGCTACGGTCACCGGGATGGCATTGCGTGCCAAGTCGGCCCGGCTCGCCACGCAGGTGTCGGCGGCGGCGCTGCTGCCAATCGGGTCGGCCTTCTGGCTGGCCGTACCGGGACTGTGGGGATCGCCGCATGTGATGCTGGCCGCGGCTGGGGTGGCGGCATGGTCATTGATCGTGCTGACCCAAACCGAGGATGGCGTCGGGTTCTTCACTGCCACAGCCGTTGTGGGCGTCGGTGCGCTGGTGGTGGCCGGTGCTTCGGCCCTCTGGCAGCTGCCCGCCCGCACCGTCGGTTGTGCCCTGATCCTGGCGGCGCTACTGCTCACCGTGTCGACGCCCGCACTCGCGGCGATGTGGGCGCGGTTCCCGCTGCCGGTGATCCCGGCGCCCGGTGATCCGACGCCGTCGAGCCCCGCGGCACGGCTGCTCGCCGATCTGCCTCGCCGGGTGCGGGTCGGCGAGGCTCATCAGACCGGTCTGATCGCGGGCTCTGTGCTGTTGTCGAGTGCGGGGTCGCTGATCGTGGCCGGGCGGACCGAGGGCCCGGGAGTCTGGGGCTGGTATCTGGTGGGCGCCGCAGCGGTGGCGGCAGTGCTGCGCGCCAGGGTATGGGACACCGCCGCGTGCAAGGGTTGGCTGCTCGCCCAGCCGTTCCTGGTCACATGCGGACTGCTGGTCGCGTTCGTCGTGGACCACCGATTCGTTGCCGCCCTGTGGGCGCTCGTGGTGCTCGCAGCGCTCACCGCGGTGTGGGTGGTCGTGGCCGTCAATCCGGATACCGCTGCCGCGGAGCGCTATTCGCTGCCGGTACGTCGGCTCGTCGGCTTCCTCGCCACCGGTCTGGATGCGTCGCTGATTCCGGTGATGGCCTATCTGGTCGGCATCTTCACATGGGTCCTCGATCGATGA